In Altererythrobacter rubellus, the following are encoded in one genomic region:
- a CDS encoding cytochrome b, protein MSFAWARQYEPKTGLTKWLDERLPLPRLVYNAVGAGYPVPRNLNYMWNFGVLAGFFLVFQIVTGVVLAMHYAANQLVAFETVEHIMRNVNWGWLMRYAHANGASFFFLVIYLHIFRGFFYSSYKAPREMIWLLGVVIFLLMMATAFMGYVLPWGQMSFWGAQVITGLFGAIPLVGESIQVWILGGYAPDNSALNRFFSLHFLLPFVIAGVVILHIWALHIPGSSNPTGVEVKSESDTVPFHPYYTAKDGFGLGAILILFAIVVFYFPTTLGHAENYIEANPLSTPALIVPEWYFYPFYAILRAFTFDLTIPFTGVVLIPAKLLGVMAMFGSILIWFFLPWLDKGPVRSGHYRPTFRKFFWFGLIPAMALLFYLGGRPAEEPYVMLSQLATAYYFLHFLVILPLLSSIEKTEPLPYSITEAVLSDNKPAAATAAEPAE, encoded by the coding sequence ATGAGCTTTGCCTGGGCACGCCAGTACGAACCCAAGACGGGACTGACTAAATGGCTGGATGAGCGGCTACCGCTGCCACGCCTGGTCTACAATGCAGTCGGCGCCGGATATCCGGTTCCGCGGAACCTCAACTACATGTGGAATTTCGGCGTTCTGGCCGGTTTTTTCCTCGTGTTCCAGATTGTCACCGGTGTTGTGCTCGCGATGCACTACGCCGCGAACCAGCTGGTCGCGTTCGAGACGGTTGAGCACATTATGCGCAACGTCAACTGGGGCTGGCTGATGCGATACGCGCATGCCAACGGCGCCAGCTTCTTCTTTCTGGTGATCTATCTGCACATCTTCCGCGGCTTCTTCTACAGCTCGTATAAGGCTCCGCGAGAGATGATCTGGTTGCTTGGCGTGGTCATCTTCCTGCTGATGATGGCGACCGCGTTCATGGGCTATGTCCTGCCTTGGGGCCAAATGAGCTTCTGGGGCGCACAGGTAATTACCGGCCTGTTCGGAGCAATCCCGCTTGTGGGCGAATCAATCCAGGTGTGGATCTTGGGTGGTTACGCGCCGGATAACTCCGCGCTTAACCGCTTCTTTTCGCTCCACTTCCTGCTGCCGTTCGTGATTGCAGGCGTTGTGATCCTGCACATCTGGGCGCTGCACATTCCGGGTTCTTCGAACCCGACCGGGGTTGAAGTGAAAAGCGAAAGCGACACCGTGCCATTCCACCCGTACTATACGGCGAAGGACGGTTTCGGATTGGGCGCTATTCTGATCCTGTTCGCCATCGTGGTGTTCTACTTCCCGACCACGCTTGGTCACGCGGAAAACTACATCGAAGCGAACCCGCTTTCGACCCCGGCGCTGATCGTTCCGGAATGGTATTTCTATCCGTTCTACGCGATCTTGCGCGCCTTTACCTTTGACCTGACCATTCCGTTTACCGGAGTGGTTCTGATCCCGGCAAAGCTGCTGGGTGTGATGGCGATGTTCGGCTCGATCCTGATCTGGTTCTTCCTGCCTTGGCTGGACAAAGGACCGGTACGTTCAGGCCACTATCGCCCGACATTCCGCAAGTTCTTCTGGTTCGGCCTGATCCCTGCGATGGCACTGTTGTTCTATCTCGGTGGTCGCCCGGCTGAAGAACCCTACGTGATGCTAAGCCAGCTCGCGACGGCATATTACTTCCTGCACTTCCTGGTGATCCTGCCGCTGCTCAGTTCGATCGAGAAGACCGAGCCGCTGCCTTATTCGATCACGGAAGCGGTGCTGAGTGACAACAAACCTGCTGCAGCCACTGCAGCTGAGCCGGCCGAATAA
- a CDS encoding cytochrome c1, giving the protein MIRIGAILIGLFFAGIALWSFGKGAYNQITEPGEKPAYYAFKEKPHGPDGGFSFEGPLGAWDYAQLQRGYQVYKEVCAACHSIQYVAFRNLAELGYNEAEVKQEASTYNIPVYDASLAEVETRPGLPTDHFPAVPYFGAGEPPDLSLMTKARANGVDYVYSLLTGYGEPDPELLAANPDFEVPAGLYFNPYFANVNLSMAPPLMADGQVTYSDGTEATVSQMARDVTAFLTWTAEPRLIDRKQTGLPVLIFLLIATILAYLSKKQIWASVKPRKD; this is encoded by the coding sequence ATGATCCGCATCGGCGCAATCCTGATCGGCCTGTTTTTCGCAGGGATCGCACTCTGGTCATTCGGCAAAGGGGCCTACAACCAAATCACCGAACCTGGCGAAAAGCCAGCCTACTATGCGTTCAAAGAGAAGCCGCATGGCCCGGACGGCGGTTTCAGCTTCGAAGGCCCGCTTGGCGCCTGGGACTATGCGCAGCTGCAGCGCGGCTACCAGGTTTACAAGGAAGTGTGCGCAGCTTGCCACTCGATCCAGTATGTCGCGTTCCGCAATCTGGCAGAGCTGGGTTACAACGAAGCCGAGGTGAAGCAGGAAGCATCGACCTATAACATCCCGGTCTATGATGCTTCTTTGGCTGAAGTGGAAACCCGCCCGGGTCTGCCAACCGATCACTTCCCGGCTGTACCTTACTTCGGTGCTGGCGAACCGCCTGATCTTTCGCTGATGACCAAGGCACGCGCCAATGGTGTGGACTATGTCTATTCGCTGCTGACCGGCTATGGCGAACCAGATCCGGAATTGCTTGCGGCAAATCCTGATTTCGAGGTGCCTGCGGGCCTCTATTTCAACCCCTATTTTGCCAATGTTAATCTGTCGATGGCACCGCCGCTGATGGCTGATGGGCAAGTAACATATAGTGACGGGACCGAAGCGACAGTTAGCCAGATGGCAAGGGACGTCACAGCGTTTCTGACTTGGACCGCTGAGCCGCGCCTGATTGATCGCAAGCAAACCGGTTTGCCGGTTCTGATCTTCCTGCTGATCGCAACCATTCTGGCATATCTTTCCAAGAAGCAGATCTGGGCTTCCGTGAAGCCGCGCAAAGACTGA
- a CDS encoding adenine phosphoribosyltransferase encodes MTPNELKSLIRTVPDFPEAGIQFRDITTLIGHPLGLAATVRHLAERAKACGAEAIAGMEARGFIFGAAVAVELELGFIPVRKPGKLPIEIIGIDYALEYGTDRLEIDPGAIQHGQTVVIVDDLIATGGTALAAAQLLRQAGATIDDALFVIDLPDLGGAQRLRDASVEVSTLMEFEGD; translated from the coding sequence ATGACACCTAACGAGCTCAAATCTCTGATCCGCACTGTGCCGGATTTCCCCGAAGCCGGGATCCAGTTCCGTGATATCACCACGCTGATCGGTCATCCCTTGGGTTTGGCGGCAACTGTCCGCCACTTGGCTGAACGGGCTAAGGCGTGCGGTGCAGAAGCGATTGCAGGAATGGAGGCACGCGGGTTTATCTTTGGCGCGGCGGTAGCTGTCGAGCTTGAGCTGGGTTTCATTCCGGTTCGCAAGCCGGGAAAGCTGCCGATTGAAATTATCGGGATCGATTACGCGCTTGAATACGGTACTGACCGGTTGGAGATTGACCCTGGCGCCATTCAGCATGGCCAGACTGTTGTTATCGTAGATGATCTGATCGCCACAGGCGGCACCGCTCTGGCAGCGGCGCAATTGCTGCGTCAGGCAGGGGCGACAATCGATGATGCGCTGTTTGTCATAGATCTGCCGGATCTTGGCGGGGCACAGAGGCTGCGCGATGCCAGCGTGGAAGTCAGCACCTTGATGGAATTTGAAGGCGACTGA
- a CDS encoding 3'(2'),5'-bisphosphate nucleotidase CysQ — protein sequence MTDAELAAELAIEAGKILLEVRDTRMLEGKALGDAGDATANQFLCHTLRAARPDDGLLSEEEKDDTARCSKRRVWIIDPVDGTREYGEQRSDWAVHVGLSIDGEAHTGAVALPGLDGGIVLRTDHPVPLPEAAPVPRLVVSRTRPAKEAVEVCKAIGGQLVPMGSAGAKAMAVVRGEAEIYLHSGGQFEWDSCAPVAVAKAHGLHCSRIDGTPLIYNCEDTYLPDLLICRPEWAERVLNEVARLS from the coding sequence ATGACCGACGCAGAGCTCGCTGCGGAACTGGCGATTGAGGCCGGGAAGATTCTGCTGGAAGTTCGTGACACGCGAATGCTGGAAGGCAAGGCTCTTGGCGATGCCGGAGACGCCACAGCCAATCAGTTTTTGTGTCACACACTGCGCGCGGCCCGACCAGACGACGGCCTGCTCTCCGAAGAGGAAAAGGACGACACGGCGCGGTGCAGCAAGCGCCGCGTGTGGATCATCGATCCGGTTGATGGAACGCGCGAGTATGGTGAGCAGAGGAGCGACTGGGCGGTCCACGTCGGCCTGTCGATCGATGGTGAAGCCCACACTGGCGCGGTTGCGTTGCCGGGGCTCGATGGCGGCATCGTGCTGCGAACCGATCATCCCGTGCCTTTGCCGGAAGCAGCGCCTGTGCCCCGCCTGGTGGTCAGCCGCACGCGCCCCGCAAAAGAAGCGGTCGAGGTCTGCAAGGCAATCGGCGGGCAACTCGTCCCCATGGGCAGCGCCGGGGCAAAGGCGATGGCTGTGGTGCGCGGAGAAGCCGAAATTTACCTGCATTCCGGCGGACAGTTTGAATGGGACAGCTGCGCGCCCGTGGCCGTGGCGAAAGCGCATGGGCTGCATTGCAGCCGGATCGATGGAACACCGCTGATCTACAACTGCGAGGACACTTACCTGCCGGATTTGCTGATTTGCCGCCCCGAATGGGCGGAACGGGTACTTAATGAAGTCGCGAGGCTCAGCTAA
- the cysN gene encoding sulfate adenylyltransferase subunit CysN, which yields MPYSGENQAYAPEALIADDIAAYLDAQQHKEMLRFITCGSVDDGKSTLIGRLLYDSKMIFEDQLTALEGDSAKHGTQGDAIDFALLVDGLAAEREQGITIDVAYRFFATEKRKFIVADTPGHEQYTRNMVTGASTADLAVILVDARKGVLEQTKRHSFLVHLLGIRHLVLAVNKMDLVGYDQAIFDRIVADYQIFAKEIGAEAFTPIPISGFKGDNITTAPSANTPWYAGSSLIDHLETVELANTRAQERAFRMPVQWVNRPNLDFRGFAGLISGGSVKPGDPVRIVPSGKTSKVKRIVSFDGDQDEAVAGQSVTLTLKDEVDCSRGDVIAAADDPPEASDQFEATIVWMDEQAMKPGRGYWLKLGSQTVTANVQAPKYEICVNTFEHLAAKTLKLNGIGVAELRTDRPITFEPYANSRQLGGFILIDKYTNATVAAGMIHFSLRRAQNVHWQATEIGRDHHAALKNQKPRVLWFTGLSGSGKSTIANEVEKRLNLMNRHTFLLDGDNVRHGLNKDLGFTETDRIENIRRIGEVAKLMTDAGLIVLTAFISPFRAERRMVREMLPEGEFIEIFVDTPLEVAEQRDVKGLYKKAREGQLKNFTGIDSPYEAPENAEIRVNTVDITPAEAADYIIEQIMPLK from the coding sequence ATGCCCTATTCTGGAGAGAACCAGGCATACGCCCCTGAAGCTTTGATTGCGGACGATATCGCCGCCTATCTCGATGCGCAGCAGCACAAGGAGATGCTGCGGTTCATCACATGCGGATCGGTCGATGACGGCAAAAGCACGCTGATCGGGCGGCTGCTGTACGATTCGAAGATGATCTTCGAAGATCAACTCACCGCATTGGAGGGCGACAGCGCAAAGCACGGCACGCAAGGCGATGCGATCGACTTTGCCTTGCTGGTTGACGGGCTGGCGGCGGAACGCGAGCAAGGCATCACCATTGATGTCGCGTACCGCTTCTTCGCGACCGAGAAACGCAAGTTCATCGTCGCGGATACACCGGGCCACGAACAATATACACGCAATATGGTGACCGGCGCCTCGACAGCTGATCTGGCCGTGATCCTGGTCGATGCACGCAAGGGCGTGCTCGAACAGACCAAGCGGCACAGTTTCCTCGTCCATCTACTTGGCATCAGGCATCTGGTGTTGGCGGTGAACAAGATGGACCTGGTCGGCTACGATCAGGCAATCTTCGATCGCATCGTTGCCGATTATCAGATCTTCGCCAAGGAGATTGGCGCTGAGGCATTCACCCCCATTCCCATCTCGGGGTTCAAGGGCGACAACATTACAACCGCGCCATCGGCCAACACGCCTTGGTATGCAGGTTCAAGCCTGATCGATCATCTGGAAACGGTCGAGCTTGCAAACACTCGCGCGCAAGAGCGCGCTTTTCGTATGCCGGTGCAATGGGTCAACCGGCCCAATCTCGACTTTCGCGGCTTTGCCGGCCTGATATCCGGCGGAAGCGTAAAGCCCGGCGATCCGGTGCGAATCGTCCCGTCAGGCAAGACCAGCAAGGTAAAGCGCATTGTCAGTTTCGATGGCGATCAGGACGAAGCCGTCGCCGGACAATCAGTCACGCTGACGCTGAAGGACGAAGTTGATTGCAGCCGTGGCGATGTGATCGCGGCCGCAGATGATCCGCCCGAGGCATCTGACCAATTCGAAGCCACCATTGTGTGGATGGATGAGCAAGCGATGAAGCCCGGGCGCGGTTATTGGCTGAAGCTTGGCAGCCAGACAGTTACCGCTAATGTGCAAGCACCCAAATACGAGATTTGCGTCAACACATTCGAACATCTGGCGGCCAAGACGCTGAAGTTGAACGGGATTGGCGTGGCCGAGCTGCGCACCGATCGCCCGATCACGTTCGAACCCTATGCCAACAGCCGCCAGCTTGGCGGGTTCATCCTGATCGACAAATACACCAATGCGACGGTTGCCGCCGGGATGATTCATTTCAGCCTGCGCCGCGCACAGAATGTGCACTGGCAAGCGACGGAGATTGGCCGCGATCATCACGCCGCGCTGAAGAATCAGAAGCCGCGCGTGCTCTGGTTCACCGGGCTTTCCGGTTCAGGCAAATCGACCATTGCCAATGAGGTCGAGAAGCGGCTCAATTTGATGAACCGCCACACCTTCCTGCTTGATGGCGACAATGTGCGGCACGGCCTGAACAAGGATCTGGGCTTTACCGAAACCGACCGGATCGAGAATATCCGCCGTATTGGCGAAGTCGCGAAGTTGATGACCGATGCCGGTCTGATCGTGCTGACGGCCTTTATCAGCCCCTTCAGGGCCGAGCGGCGGATGGTGCGCGAAATGCTGCCCGAAGGTGAATTTATCGAGATCTTCGTCGACACCCCGTTGGAAGTGGCAGAGCAGCGCGATGTGAAGGGTCTCTACAAAAAGGCACGCGAAGGTCAGCTCAAGAACTTTACCGGTATCGACAGCCCCTATGAAGCGCCCGAGAATGCCGAAATCCGCGTCAACACAGTCGACATCACGCCTGCTGAAGCCGCTGATTACATCATTGAACAGATCATGCCGTTGAAATGA
- the cysD gene encoding sulfate adenylyltransferase subunit CysD, which yields MQSLTHLQRLEAEAIHIMREVVAEATNPVMLYSVGKDSSVMLHLARKAFYPAPPPFPMLHVASGWDFKDLIAHRDNTVKEYGLELIIAQNEDADTQGINPFDTGSALYSQAQLTDPLKRALTEHGFDAAFGGGRRDEEKARAKERVFSFRNASHRWDPKNQRPELWNLYNARKKDGESIRVFPISNWTELDIWQYILAEKIDIVPLYYSAKRPTVERDGLTLVVDDERFRFEDGEVPVERSVRFRTLGCYPLTGATESDAIELTDIIQEMLLATGSERQGRAIDKGESASMEAKKQEGYF from the coding sequence ATGCAAAGCCTGACCCATCTTCAGCGGCTCGAAGCCGAAGCGATCCACATCATGCGGGAGGTTGTGGCCGAAGCCACAAACCCGGTCATGCTGTACTCGGTCGGCAAGGACTCTTCGGTTATGCTGCACTTGGCGCGAAAGGCCTTTTATCCAGCGCCGCCGCCCTTCCCGATGCTGCATGTCGCCAGCGGCTGGGATTTTAAGGACCTGATTGCCCATCGCGACAACACCGTGAAGGAATACGGACTTGAACTGATCATTGCCCAGAACGAGGATGCCGATACGCAAGGCATCAACCCGTTCGACACGGGTAGCGCGCTCTATTCGCAGGCTCAGCTAACCGATCCGCTCAAACGCGCGCTGACCGAACACGGATTTGACGCAGCGTTCGGCGGTGGTCGACGCGACGAGGAAAAGGCCCGCGCGAAGGAACGGGTATTCAGCTTCCGCAATGCATCGCATCGCTGGGACCCGAAGAACCAGAGGCCGGAGCTTTGGAATCTGTACAATGCCCGCAAGAAGGACGGCGAGAGCATTCGTGTCTTCCCTATCTCCAACTGGACCGAGCTCGACATCTGGCAATATATTCTGGCCGAGAAGATCGACATCGTACCGCTCTATTATTCGGCGAAACGCCCCACTGTTGAGCGGGACGGGTTGACGCTGGTGGTCGATGACGAACGCTTCCGCTTCGAGGATGGTGAAGTACCTGTCGAGCGTTCTGTCCGGTTCCGTACCCTGGGTTGCTATCCGCTGACCGGCGCGACCGAAAGCGATGCGATCGAGCTAACCGATATCATACAGGAAATGCTGCTCGCGACCGGCTCCGAGCGACAGGGACGCGCGATCGACAAAGGTGAAAGCGCCTCGATGGAAGCCAAGAAGCAGGAGGGGTATTTCTGA
- the panC gene encoding pantoate--beta-alanine ligase has translation MQTVRSLDMLRKSLAELRADGGSIGLVPTMGALHEGHLTLMRQAKAKCDHVVASIFVNPTQFGPNEDLDAYPRQLAEDSAMLEAEGVALLWAPTVDAMYPPGFVTNISVSTVSEGFCDASRPGHFDGVATVVCKLLNQVMPDMAFFGEKDFQQLAVIRALARDLDLTRPHVDNIVGVPTVREADGLAMSSRNRYLSPEHRAAATALPNGMKLAIAEIEAGQAPDAALDTLKRVLIESGFDSVDYAALADASSLELLHSTPHAPARLLVAARIGKTRLIDNMAVRPAV, from the coding sequence GTGCAAACCGTCAGATCACTCGACATGTTGAGAAAATCGCTCGCAGAGCTTCGTGCTGACGGCGGCAGCATAGGGCTGGTCCCGACAATGGGCGCGCTGCATGAAGGGCATTTGACCCTGATGCGCCAAGCCAAGGCCAAATGTGATCACGTGGTCGCTTCGATCTTCGTCAACCCGACCCAGTTCGGCCCCAACGAAGATCTTGATGCGTATCCGCGCCAGCTGGCTGAAGATTCAGCGATGCTGGAAGCCGAAGGCGTCGCTTTGTTATGGGCGCCGACAGTGGATGCGATGTACCCGCCAGGCTTCGTCACCAACATTTCTGTCAGCACAGTGAGTGAGGGGTTTTGCGATGCCTCACGCCCCGGCCATTTCGATGGCGTGGCAACGGTTGTGTGCAAGCTGCTCAATCAGGTGATGCCGGATATGGCATTTTTTGGCGAAAAGGATTTCCAGCAGCTGGCTGTGATTCGTGCGCTGGCGCGCGATCTCGATCTGACCCGTCCGCATGTCGATAACATCGTCGGCGTGCCAACGGTGCGCGAAGCCGATGGCTTGGCGATGAGCAGTCGCAATCGCTATTTGTCGCCTGAACATCGCGCAGCGGCAACCGCACTCCCTAACGGCATGAAACTCGCGATTGCGGAAATCGAAGCCGGCCAAGCCCCGGATGCCGCCCTCGATACTTTGAAGAGAGTGCTGATAGAAAGCGGCTTCGATTCGGTCGACTACGCAGCCTTGGCAGACGCAAGCTCTCTGGAATTGCTCCATTCCACACCCCATGCCCCGGCGCGTCTTCTGGTAGCGGCGCGGATCGGGAAAACACGGCTGATCGACAATATGGCGGTGCGACCGGCTGTTTGA
- a CDS encoding division plane positioning ATPase MipZ has translation MSAPAPHRIVFANEKGGTGKSTTAVHIAIALAYRGARVVAIDLDQRQRTMARYLENRTTTAERRGIKLPTAECRVFEGDIEGLEALSRELGANADYIVYDTPGRDDELARHAATEADTLVTPMNDSFVDFDLIGQVEGETFKVKKLSFYAELIWEARIKRSRATIDQHRREMDWVVVRNRTGHVEARNMVRIEQALTELSKRVGFRVAQGLSERVIYRELFPSGLTLLDKGHLGELGTSHLVARQELRELVRSLALPEFMPPQPKLVLV, from the coding sequence ATGTCTGCACCCGCTCCGCACCGGATTGTCTTCGCCAATGAAAAAGGCGGGACGGGAAAGTCCACCACCGCGGTGCATATAGCGATTGCGCTGGCCTATCGCGGGGCGCGAGTGGTGGCGATAGATCTGGATCAGCGACAACGGACGATGGCGCGCTATCTGGAGAATCGGACTACCACCGCCGAACGACGCGGTATCAAACTGCCGACTGCGGAGTGCCGCGTATTCGAAGGTGATATCGAGGGGCTGGAGGCGCTCAGCCGAGAGCTTGGCGCGAATGCGGACTACATCGTCTATGATACACCAGGCCGCGATGACGAGCTTGCGCGGCATGCGGCAACCGAGGCAGACACGCTGGTTACACCCATGAATGACAGTTTTGTCGATTTCGATCTGATCGGCCAGGTCGAAGGCGAGACATTCAAGGTCAAGAAACTGTCATTCTATGCCGAGCTGATCTGGGAGGCGCGTATCAAGCGCAGCCGGGCGACGATTGACCAGCACCGCCGTGAAATGGACTGGGTAGTCGTGCGCAACCGCACAGGCCATGTCGAAGCCCGCAATATGGTGCGGATCGAACAGGCGCTGACAGAGCTGTCGAAGCGCGTTGGTTTTCGCGTGGCGCAGGGCCTTTCAGAGCGCGTGATCTATCGCGAGCTTTTCCCGTCGGGTCTGACACTGCTCGACAAGGGGCATTTAGGCGAGTTGGGCACCAGCCATCTGGTTGCCCGTCAAGAATTGCGCGAACTCGTGCGCTCGCTTGCCTTGCCCGAATTCATGCCGCCTCAGCCCAAGCTGGTGCTTGTCTGA
- a CDS encoding molecular chaperone DnaJ → MIRLLIIALILSLGVKLVFGRWPWEYLRGRTTRQQAVFKARKLLAVQSNASHKDIMEAHKRLIAMVHPDRGGTNEQVHEANAARDLLLDELSQDGLSQE, encoded by the coding sequence ATGATCCGCTTGCTGATCATCGCGCTGATCCTGTCGCTGGGCGTAAAGCTCGTTTTCGGGCGCTGGCCGTGGGAATATCTGCGTGGTCGAACAACCCGCCAGCAAGCTGTTTTTAAAGCGCGCAAACTGCTGGCGGTGCAATCGAACGCCAGCCACAAAGACATTATGGAGGCGCATAAGCGATTGATCGCTATGGTGCATCCGGACCGCGGCGGCACGAATGAACAAGTGCATGAAGCCAATGCGGCGCGCGATTTGTTGCTCGACGAGCTGTCTCAAGACGGATTGTCGCAAGAGTGA
- the pgmG gene encoding phosphoglucomutase/phosphomannomutase PgmG — MSHTFDSTVLREYDIRGIIGETLGADDARAIGRSFGSMLREAGGRKVAVGYDGRVSSPMLEHALIEGLTASGCDVVRIGMSATPMLYYTEASSEDVDGGIQITGSHNPANYNGFKMVFQGRPFFGADIQKLGDISAEGAWIDGTGSVEAHDILDEYVNHMLEGLDGVDAATLSGLKVGWDAGNGAAGPALELLAARLPGEHHLLYTDVDGNFPNHHPDPTVEANLADLKALVAEKKLEFGIAFDGDGDRIGAIDGQGRVIWGDQLLMIYAEDVLKSHQGATVIADVKASRALFDHVEKCGGKPLMWKTGHSLIKSKMKETGSPLAGEMSGHVFFADTYYGFDDALYAGLRLIAASARLGKSVTELRSAMPEMLNTPEMRFQVDESRKFAAIEEVSARLADSPAEVNATDGVRVTTQDGWWLLRASNTQDVLVARAESDTQEGLERLLGQIDEQLALSGLERGTSVGH, encoded by the coding sequence ATGAGCCATACTTTCGATTCCACTGTCCTGCGCGAATATGACATTCGCGGTATCATTGGGGAAACACTGGGCGCTGATGATGCGCGCGCGATCGGGCGCAGCTTTGGCAGCATGCTGCGTGAAGCAGGTGGGCGCAAAGTCGCAGTGGGGTATGACGGACGAGTCAGCTCGCCCATGCTCGAACATGCTTTGATCGAAGGATTGACAGCTAGCGGCTGTGACGTGGTCCGTATCGGCATGAGCGCAACCCCCATGCTCTATTACACGGAGGCTTCAAGCGAAGATGTGGACGGCGGCATTCAGATAACCGGCAGCCATAACCCCGCCAATTACAATGGCTTCAAGATGGTGTTTCAAGGTCGTCCATTTTTTGGCGCAGACATTCAGAAACTGGGTGACATCTCTGCCGAAGGCGCCTGGATCGATGGTACCGGCAGCGTTGAGGCGCATGATATCCTTGATGAGTATGTCAATCACATGCTTGAGGGGCTGGACGGCGTTGATGCCGCCACCCTTTCCGGCCTGAAGGTCGGATGGGATGCAGGGAACGGCGCAGCCGGCCCTGCGCTTGAGCTGCTCGCTGCGCGTCTGCCGGGAGAGCATCATCTGCTCTACACCGATGTCGACGGGAATTTTCCTAATCATCATCCTGACCCCACGGTTGAAGCCAATCTGGCTGACTTGAAGGCGCTCGTCGCTGAGAAGAAGCTCGAGTTTGGCATAGCTTTTGATGGCGACGGCGACCGGATCGGCGCGATTGACGGCCAAGGCCGAGTCATCTGGGGTGATCAGCTGCTGATGATTTATGCTGAAGATGTGCTCAAATCGCATCAAGGCGCGACTGTGATCGCTGATGTGAAGGCCAGCCGGGCACTGTTTGACCATGTTGAAAAATGCGGCGGCAAACCACTGATGTGGAAAACCGGCCACTCGCTGATTAAGTCCAAAATGAAAGAAACAGGCTCTCCGCTGGCTGGCGAAATGAGCGGACACGTATTTTTCGCGGACACCTATTACGGGTTTGATGACGCGCTTTACGCCGGGCTTCGCTTGATTGCGGCATCTGCGCGGCTGGGCAAATCGGTGACCGAGTTGCGCAGTGCAATGCCTGAAATGCTCAACACGCCGGAAATGCGTTTCCAGGTTGATGAAAGCCGCAAATTTGCTGCGATTGAGGAAGTCAGCGCCCGTTTGGCGGACAGCCCAGCGGAAGTGAACGCCACTGATGGTGTACGGGTCACGACGCAAGACGGTTGGTGGCTGCTACGTGCATCGAACACGCAGGATGTGCTAGTCGCGCGCGCGGAAAGCGATACTCAGGAAGGGCTTGAGCGTCTACTCGGACAGATTGATGAGCAACTGGCGCTATCTGGCCTTGAACGCGGGACAAGCGTGGGGCACTAA
- a CDS encoding DUF2059 domain-containing protein, translated as MASAPLALTFGTPAAAQDAESEEDVMAMMAQMFPVEPLTPEEEARLPISQEIIDKMIPPGTLGEMMGSMFDGMMGPIMEMASKASSGDVAKSLGVSAYELDLNEKQLAEVATILDPVREERNAAIGAVMPAIMGRMMDAMEPSMRKAMTEAYAITFTDAELQDINAFFSTESGLSYARKSFTLASDPRVIGATMEAMPAMMEAMANMESEMEAATADLPPLRAYEELSPGELSRISELTGLGLEDIKTGMMAASEVSE; from the coding sequence TTGGCCTCCGCGCCCCTGGCACTGACGTTTGGCACGCCCGCCGCAGCGCAAGATGCCGAGTCCGAAGAAGACGTCATGGCTATGATGGCTCAGATGTTTCCGGTTGAGCCGCTGACACCAGAGGAGGAAGCGCGACTGCCGATTAGCCAGGAAATCATCGACAAGATGATCCCGCCAGGCACTTTGGGCGAAATGATGGGCTCAATGTTCGACGGCATGATGGGGCCGATTATGGAGATGGCCTCGAAAGCCAGCTCTGGCGATGTGGCGAAATCGCTTGGCGTCAGTGCTTACGAATTGGACCTGAATGAAAAACAGCTGGCAGAAGTTGCGACGATCCTTGATCCGGTGCGGGAAGAGCGCAACGCGGCTATTGGCGCGGTAATGCCGGCAATCATGGGCCGCATGATGGATGCCATGGAACCAAGTATGCGCAAGGCCATGACGGAGGCCTATGCAATCACTTTTACCGATGCCGAACTCCAAGATATCAATGCCTTCTTCTCTACCGAGAGCGGCTTGAGCTACGCACGTAAGAGCTTCACTTTGGCAAGCGACCCGCGTGTTATCGGAGCGACGATGGAAGCCATGCCCGCGATGATGGAAGCGATGGCCAATATGGAAAGCGAAATGGAAGCAGCCACAGCTGACCTGCCACCTTTGCGAGCCTATGAAGAGCTTTCGCCGGGCGAGCTGTCGCGCATCTCCGAGCTGACGGGGCTTGGCCTTGAAGACATCAAGACGGGAATGATGGCGGCAAGTGAGGTTTCCGAATAG